A window from Mycolicibacterium tokaiense encodes these proteins:
- a CDS encoding lipopolysaccharide biosynthesis protein, whose translation MTVAGEASTEQGAQRNLRLNTYSLVLANLLTAVLGLVFWGVAARLYPAEAVGIGAAVLNSAVMLSALSMLSIDSLFERFLPAAGTRAGYLLQRGFLVVAAAALVAGAVTVFVGPDSLFVSGAMMLLYPLVVLEHCLFTLEDRATAGLGVARWAALKNIFHAVAKLLALIALAWTGSALSIVLSWVVTGAVAVVVVFRAMRRRYRSEPMFQEPPTLPPRRVLLRYSGTAYALMAVSAIPPLALPLLILSQSGPVASAHFAITWSMIAALYMTLHLIVSPYVAEVAAHPDKVGSLSRRMVIMMAAGALIGSTGLVVVGPFALGLVGGDYRAGGEGLLYLAALFIPLAAITVVYEGFARVKRRLGLILAVRGVAGVLVIGGSVVAIGEWGVIGVGWAHLVVEAVAAAVVLVPIIGFLIRSKRDPQWLVRSSVRPDDDQPIPVTS comes from the coding sequence ATGACCGTCGCCGGCGAGGCTTCCACAGAGCAAGGGGCGCAACGTAACCTGCGCCTGAACACCTACAGCCTGGTGCTGGCCAATCTGCTGACCGCGGTGCTGGGCCTGGTGTTCTGGGGTGTCGCGGCGCGGCTCTATCCCGCCGAGGCCGTCGGTATCGGTGCCGCCGTGCTGAATTCGGCGGTGATGCTCTCGGCGCTGTCGATGCTGAGCATCGACTCGTTGTTCGAACGGTTCCTTCCCGCGGCGGGCACCCGCGCCGGGTACCTGTTGCAGCGGGGTTTTCTGGTGGTGGCCGCCGCAGCCCTGGTGGCCGGAGCGGTGACGGTCTTCGTCGGCCCCGACAGTCTGTTCGTCTCCGGCGCGATGATGCTGCTCTACCCCCTGGTGGTGCTCGAACACTGCCTGTTCACCCTGGAGGACCGGGCCACCGCAGGGCTCGGCGTGGCGCGCTGGGCGGCGCTGAAGAACATCTTTCACGCCGTGGCGAAACTCCTGGCGCTGATTGCTTTGGCCTGGACCGGAAGTGCGCTGTCGATCGTGCTGTCCTGGGTGGTCACCGGTGCGGTGGCCGTGGTGGTGGTGTTCCGCGCGATGCGGCGCAGGTATCGCAGCGAGCCGATGTTCCAGGAACCGCCCACGTTGCCGCCCAGGCGGGTGCTGCTGCGCTATTCAGGCACCGCCTACGCGCTGATGGCCGTATCGGCCATCCCGCCGCTGGCGCTGCCCCTGTTGATCCTCAGCCAGAGCGGCCCGGTGGCCAGTGCGCACTTCGCGATCACCTGGTCCATGATCGCCGCGCTGTACATGACTTTGCACCTGATCGTCAGCCCCTACGTTGCCGAGGTGGCGGCCCACCCCGACAAGGTCGGCAGCCTCTCGCGGCGCATGGTCATCATGATGGCGGCCGGCGCGCTGATCGGCAGCACCGGGCTGGTGGTGGTGGGACCGTTTGCGCTCGGCCTGGTCGGCGGCGACTACCGGGCCGGAGGCGAGGGCCTGCTCTATCTGGCCGCCCTCTTCATCCCGTTGGCCGCCATCACCGTGGTGTACGAGGGCTTCGCGCGGGTGAAACGTCGGCTCGGGCTCATCCTGGCTGTCCGGGGGGTCGCCGGTGTCCTGGTCATCGGCGGGTCTGTGGTGGCGATCGGTGAGTGGGGTGTGATCGGTGTGGGCTGGGCCCACCTGGTGGTGGAGGCGGTGGCCGCGGCGGTGGTGCTGGTGCCGATCATCGGTTTCCTGATCCGCAGCAAGCGCGACCCGCAATGGCTGGTGCGCAGCAGCGTCCGACCCGACGACGATCAGCCGATCCCGGTCACCAGCTGA
- a CDS encoding class I SAM-dependent methyltransferase, with product MKTCRGCASPTLEPVLDLGLVPAADHFPPAEMPVSEAESSHPLRMDLCGACGLAQLADDDTQTEEPRGVEPEALRSQAADAVRRLAGDGWLRGNTVREFGSPHGGTWVPLLTERGYTEAETADVVLDCFGIMHEPDQWSAFRARCLATSDDGVLLLQFHSLLTIVEQGQWNALRHGHFAYYSLTALRGLLAEVGMSMAAAWEFDLYGGTVLVAAVHGDAAPSAEVSAILAREAAFGITDAAVVADLDRQARDQSESLARWLESAHQAGRTVYGYSASSRAVALLRLAGADRSLLAGVADASPAKQGRRMPGTDIPIISPDELVQAAPDDVLLTVPDILDEVAQGFPQLAGRWRISW from the coding sequence ATGAAAACCTGTCGAGGTTGCGCCAGTCCGACCTTGGAGCCGGTGCTCGACCTGGGCCTGGTTCCGGCGGCCGATCATTTTCCACCGGCGGAAATGCCGGTGAGCGAAGCAGAATCATCACATCCGCTGCGGATGGACCTGTGCGGGGCATGCGGTCTGGCGCAGTTGGCCGACGACGACACCCAGACCGAGGAACCCCGCGGTGTCGAGCCGGAGGCGCTGCGGAGCCAAGCCGCCGATGCGGTGCGCCGGCTGGCGGGTGACGGCTGGTTGCGCGGAAACACCGTCCGGGAGTTCGGCAGCCCGCACGGTGGCACCTGGGTCCCGCTGCTGACCGAGCGCGGCTACACCGAGGCCGAGACCGCCGATGTGGTGCTCGACTGCTTCGGCATCATGCACGAGCCGGATCAGTGGTCGGCCTTCCGCGCCCGCTGCCTGGCCACCTCCGACGACGGGGTACTGCTGCTGCAGTTCCACTCCCTGCTGACCATCGTGGAGCAGGGGCAGTGGAATGCGCTGCGGCACGGGCACTTTGCCTACTACTCGCTGACTGCGCTGCGCGGTCTGCTGGCTGAGGTCGGGATGAGTATGGCCGCGGCGTGGGAATTCGATCTCTACGGTGGCACCGTGCTGGTGGCCGCCGTACACGGGGATGCCGCACCCTCGGCCGAGGTCTCGGCCATCCTGGCCCGCGAAGCGGCCTTCGGCATCACCGACGCGGCCGTCGTCGCCGACCTGGACCGGCAGGCCCGCGACCAGTCGGAGTCCCTGGCCCGCTGGCTGGAGTCGGCACACCAGGCAGGCCGCACCGTCTACGGCTACAGCGCCTCGTCACGGGCCGTCGCGCTGCTCCGCCTGGCCGGCGCCGACCGCTCGTTGTTGGCGGGCGTGGCCGACGCCTCCCCGGCCAAGCAGGGCCGGCGGATGCCGGGCACCGACATCCCCATCATCAGCCCTGATGAGCTGGTGCAGGCCGCGCCTGATGACGTGCTGCTGACGGTGCCCGACATTCTCGATGAAGTGGCACAAGGGTTTCCGCAGTTGGCAGGCCGCTGGCGGATCAGCTGGTGA
- a CDS encoding dTDP-4-dehydrorhamnose 3,5-epimerase family protein: protein MRIEQTRLADVLVLVNEPHYDQRGFFTRTFDADIFDGHLGAGTSASFVQDSQSRSVQGVLRGMHGRSGRGEAKLVRCARGAVHDVLVDIRTESPTFGQHEAFVLDDTAFRHLYIPPGFLHGFQALTAEADVCYRIDRPHDPAEDLSVNAHDTDLAIAWPQPVTQMSARDAAAGSWQDLLALLT from the coding sequence ATGCGCATCGAGCAGACGCGGTTGGCGGACGTGCTGGTGCTTGTCAATGAACCCCATTATGACCAGCGTGGCTTCTTCACGCGGACGTTCGACGCCGACATCTTCGACGGCCATCTCGGCGCAGGTACCTCGGCGAGCTTCGTGCAGGACTCCCAGTCCCGCTCCGTCCAAGGTGTGCTGCGCGGTATGCACGGCAGGTCGGGCCGCGGCGAGGCCAAACTGGTGCGGTGCGCCCGGGGTGCGGTGCACGACGTGCTGGTCGACATCCGAACAGAATCCCCGACCTTCGGTCAGCACGAAGCATTCGTTTTGGACGACACCGCTTTTCGTCACCTGTACATCCCACCGGGTTTCCTCCACGGCTTCCAGGCGCTGACCGCCGAGGCGGATGTCTGCTACCGCATCGACCGGCCCCACGACCCCGCAGAGGACCTGTCGGTCAACGCTCACGACACCGACCTGGCGATCGCGTGGCCGCAGCCGGTGACGCAGATGTCGGCCAGAGACGCCGCCGCGGGCAGTTGGCAGGACCTGCTGGCCCTCCTCACCTGA
- a CDS encoding class I SAM-dependent methyltransferase — protein sequence MRCRLCDSDKLRSILDLGATPPCEKFLTAAELDDPEPTYPLHLRVCEDCLLLQIPALITPEDTFTEYAYYSSYSDSWVQHAKAFVADSVDRLGLGPDSLVVEVASNDGYLLQHVVAAGIPCLGIEPSVNVGAAARERGVPTETAFLDESCAARVRSQHGPAQLVVANNVYAHIPDLLGFTRALRRLLDDQGWLSIEVHHALDLVRHAQFDTVYHEHFQYYTVLSAMRALATADLAVVDVERLSTHGGSIRLWARPLAAAGEPSDRVRDVLAEEADAGLHEVDGYLQLESRTQAIRQELLRFLLECRADGKRVVGYGAPGKGNTLLNYAGIRADLLEYIVDRNPYKHGRFTPGTRIPIFDPARLAQDRPDVVLALPWNLERELTEQLAYIGDWGGELYFPLPRMHPAVR from the coding sequence GTGCGTTGCAGACTGTGTGACTCGGACAAGCTCCGCAGCATCCTCGACCTCGGTGCCACCCCGCCGTGTGAGAAGTTCCTCACCGCAGCCGAACTCGACGACCCCGAACCCACCTACCCGTTGCACCTGCGGGTCTGTGAGGACTGCCTGCTGCTGCAGATTCCCGCGCTGATCACGCCCGAGGACACCTTCACCGAGTACGCGTACTACTCCTCATATTCCGACAGCTGGGTGCAGCACGCGAAAGCGTTCGTCGCCGACTCGGTGGACCGCCTGGGTCTGGGCCCGGATTCACTGGTGGTCGAGGTGGCCAGCAATGACGGGTACCTGCTGCAGCACGTCGTGGCCGCCGGCATCCCCTGCCTGGGCATCGAGCCGTCGGTGAACGTCGGCGCAGCCGCGCGTGAGCGCGGAGTACCCACGGAGACAGCGTTTTTGGACGAGTCCTGCGCAGCCCGGGTGCGCAGCCAGCACGGCCCGGCCCAGCTGGTGGTCGCCAACAACGTCTACGCCCACATCCCGGACCTGCTGGGCTTCACGCGTGCACTGCGCCGGCTGCTCGACGATCAGGGTTGGCTCAGCATCGAGGTGCACCACGCGCTGGACCTGGTGCGTCACGCCCAGTTCGACACCGTGTACCACGAGCACTTCCAGTACTACACGGTGCTGTCGGCCATGCGGGCGCTGGCGACCGCCGACCTCGCCGTGGTGGACGTGGAGCGGCTGAGCACCCACGGTGGCTCCATCCGGCTGTGGGCGCGCCCGCTGGCGGCCGCCGGCGAGCCCAGCGACCGGGTGCGCGACGTGCTGGCCGAGGAAGCCGACGCGGGCCTGCACGAGGTGGACGGCTACCTGCAGCTCGAGTCCCGCACACAGGCGATCCGCCAGGAGCTGCTGCGCTTTCTGCTCGAGTGCCGCGCCGACGGCAAGCGCGTGGTGGGGTACGGCGCTCCCGGCAAGGGCAACACCCTGCTCAACTACGCCGGAATCCGCGCCGATCTCCTGGAGTACATCGTCGACCGGAACCCGTACAAACACGGCAGATTCACCCCGGGCACCCGGATCCCGATCTTCGATCCCGCCCGGCTGGCGCAGGACCGACCCGACGTGGTGCTGGCGCTGCCGTGGAACCTCGAACGCGAGCTCACCGAACAACTGGCCTACATCGGGGACTGGGGCGGCGAGCTGTATTTCCCACTGCCCCGGATGCACCCCGCCGTCAGGTGA
- a CDS encoding NAD-dependent epimerase/dehydratase family protein, with protein MRVLITGSDGYLGALTAPTLAADGFDVVGLDTGYYKSGWLCSERQAGAPSLVPATLVTDIREVTVDDLRGFDAVVHMAELSNDPLGDLIGEVTYDINHAGSVHLATCAKQAGVQRFVYMSSCSVYGAADGVVDETSPVNPLTAYARCKVMVERDLTAMADATFTPVFLRNATAFGASPRMRFDIVLNNLSGLAWIEKTIAMTSDGTPWRPLVHGLDIAQAIRCALTADRDVAHNLVVNVGSDENNVTVRDIAELVGAEFPDCAVTFGPPSADQRSYRVDFSRIHAAFPDFAARWSVAAGAAQLHRVFRSIDLDGATFHGRGHTRLKQIQYLMSTGQLDHRLFWSERALQTV; from the coding sequence ATGCGTGTTCTCATCACCGGTTCCGACGGCTACCTGGGCGCCTTGACGGCCCCCACCCTGGCCGCCGACGGCTTCGACGTCGTGGGGCTGGACACCGGTTACTACAAGTCGGGCTGGCTGTGCTCCGAGCGGCAGGCCGGCGCACCGAGCTTGGTGCCCGCGACGCTGGTCACCGACATCCGCGAGGTCACCGTCGATGACCTGCGTGGCTTCGACGCCGTGGTGCACATGGCGGAGTTGAGCAACGATCCCCTGGGGGACCTGATCGGTGAGGTCACCTACGACATCAACCATGCCGGCAGCGTCCACCTGGCCACCTGCGCGAAACAGGCCGGGGTGCAACGGTTTGTGTACATGTCGTCGTGCAGTGTGTACGGCGCGGCCGACGGTGTGGTGGACGAGACCAGCCCGGTGAATCCACTGACCGCCTACGCCCGGTGCAAGGTGATGGTGGAGCGCGATCTCACCGCGATGGCCGACGCCACCTTCACCCCCGTGTTCCTGCGCAACGCCACCGCGTTCGGCGCCTCCCCACGGATGCGCTTTGACATCGTGCTGAACAACCTCAGCGGATTGGCGTGGATCGAGAAGACCATCGCGATGACCAGCGACGGCACTCCGTGGCGGCCGCTGGTCCACGGTCTCGACATCGCCCAGGCCATCCGGTGTGCCCTCACCGCCGATCGCGACGTCGCCCACAACCTGGTGGTGAACGTGGGCTCGGACGAGAACAACGTGACCGTCCGCGACATCGCCGAGCTGGTGGGCGCCGAATTCCCGGACTGCGCAGTCACGTTCGGCCCGCCCAGTGCGGATCAGCGCAGCTACCGGGTGGACTTCTCGCGCATCCATGCCGCCTTCCCCGACTTCGCCGCGCGCTGGTCGGTGGCAGCGGGAGCCGCGCAACTGCACCGGGTGTTCCGCAGCATCGACCTCGACGGCGCCACCTTCCACGGCCGCGGGCACACCCGGCTCAAGCAGATCCAATACCTGATGTCCACCGGTCAACTGGACCACCGACTGTTCTGGAGTGAACGTGCGTTGCAGACTGTGTGA
- a CDS encoding PIG-L deacetylase family protein produces the protein MTAVSPRDIATLAVVGAHCDDIAIGAGATLLAMTRANPDLVVHAMVCTGAGTEREVEEKAALAALCDSADVRLTVHDFPDGRLPQHWAALKSRLAEFRRSCEPDLVIGPQRHDAHQDHRLLAELVPTEFRGHPYWGYEILKWESDLPTPNVFVPATAADAERKQQLLHQCYPSQTGKPWFDAEAFLGLMRIRGVQSQHRYAEGFVSDKLTIAFFQREFEAARDEQSKKLTP, from the coding sequence GTGACGGCGGTGTCGCCCCGCGACATCGCCACCCTCGCGGTGGTGGGCGCGCATTGCGACGACATCGCCATCGGCGCCGGCGCCACCCTGCTGGCAATGACCCGCGCCAACCCCGACCTGGTGGTGCACGCCATGGTGTGCACCGGGGCCGGTACCGAGCGGGAAGTGGAGGAGAAGGCCGCACTGGCCGCCCTGTGCGACAGCGCCGACGTGCGTTTGACGGTGCACGACTTCCCGGACGGACGCCTCCCGCAGCACTGGGCTGCGCTCAAGTCCAGGTTGGCCGAGTTCCGGCGCAGCTGCGAACCCGATCTGGTGATCGGCCCGCAGCGTCACGACGCGCACCAGGACCACCGCCTGCTGGCCGAGCTGGTGCCGACGGAGTTCCGCGGGCATCCGTACTGGGGTTACGAAATCCTGAAATGGGAATCAGATCTGCCCACCCCCAACGTCTTCGTGCCCGCCACCGCAGCCGACGCGGAACGCAAACAGCAACTGCTGCACCAGTGTTACCCCTCGCAGACCGGTAAGCCCTGGTTCGATGCCGAGGCCTTCCTGGGCCTGATGCGGATCCGCGGCGTCCAGTCCCAGCACCGCTACGCCGAGGGATTCGTGTCCGACAAGCTCACCATCGCGTTCTTCCAGCGTGAGTTCGAGGCTGCGAGGGACGAGCAGTCGAAGAAGCTCACGCCATAG
- a CDS encoding sugar phosphate nucleotidyltransferase encodes MKVVLFCGGYGMRMRTAQEDVIPKPLQMVGPRPLVWHVMQYYAHHGHKDFILCLGYGAEKIKEYFLRYNETPSNDFVLSDGKVQMLSSDIAEWSITFAETGIESPIGERLRRVRKYLGDDEYFLANYADVLTDAPLDTMVNNTISSGALASMLVVPPASSFHCVDIAPSGEIKEVQPLAEMSVGINGGYFVLHRDVIDLIPENGDLVGDACYSLAGSGKLIGYRHEGFWKPADTFKERAELDTDYNKGVRPWALWESKAVA; translated from the coding sequence ATGAAGGTCGTCTTGTTCTGCGGCGGGTATGGAATGCGGATGCGTACGGCCCAGGAGGACGTGATCCCCAAACCGCTGCAGATGGTCGGCCCCCGCCCGCTGGTCTGGCATGTCATGCAGTACTACGCCCATCACGGCCACAAGGACTTCATCCTCTGCCTGGGCTATGGCGCGGAGAAGATCAAAGAGTACTTCCTGCGCTACAACGAAACCCCGTCCAACGACTTCGTGCTGTCGGACGGCAAAGTGCAGATGCTGTCGTCGGACATCGCCGAATGGTCCATCACCTTCGCCGAAACCGGCATCGAATCGCCCATCGGTGAGCGGTTGCGCCGGGTGCGCAAGTACCTCGGCGACGACGAGTACTTCCTGGCGAACTACGCCGACGTGCTCACCGACGCTCCGCTGGACACCATGGTGAACAACACCATCAGCAGCGGCGCCCTGGCCTCGATGCTGGTGGTACCGCCGGCGAGCTCCTTCCACTGTGTCGACATCGCGCCTTCGGGTGAGATCAAAGAGGTGCAGCCGCTGGCCGAGATGTCGGTGGGCATCAACGGCGGCTACTTCGTGCTGCACCGCGACGTCATCGACCTGATCCCCGAGAACGGTGACCTGGTGGGCGATGCGTGCTACTCGCTGGCCGGGAGTGGCAAACTCATCGGCTACCGCCACGAAGGCTTCTGGAAGCCGGCCGATACCTTCAAGGAGCGCGCCGAGCTCGACACCGACTACAACAAGGGTGTGCGCCCCTGGGCGCTGTGGGAATCCAAGGCCGTCGCGTGA
- a CDS encoding M20/M25/M40 family metallo-hydrolase — protein MGLPDLLAELVVLQTISGDPAPQRRAMELCLSTVRRGQPSVRVESDLAGPHPWAVLTNDAAPGTPRLAFCCHVDTVPTGPLQSWSYAPFGAEIHDGRLVGRGATDMKAGLVAALAAVGHAVDTGVPVALILTSDEEVGSLGAQGAGHAAAAADLGAVIVPEATANRVNLGHRGALWLRVATAGVAAHGSTPHLGRNAILALTDVIQRARAELPQATHTHLGSSTWNLGTVTGGSAPNIVAADASCVVDHRTVRNGPELLQWWTSQPEVASVDALIDLPALWTSADHPWVAGLPVAPAADPVSYFTDGAVLGTVLPDVPVVIWGPGDPATMHAADEAVSLSDIDTAVEYYRSVVTRWGDDQTR, from the coding sequence GTGGGTCTTCCGGATTTGCTGGCTGAGCTTGTTGTGCTGCAGACGATTTCGGGGGATCCCGCACCGCAGCGCCGAGCCATGGAACTCTGTCTGTCGACGGTTCGCCGTGGGCAGCCCAGTGTGCGCGTCGAATCCGACCTGGCGGGGCCACACCCGTGGGCGGTGCTGACCAACGACGCCGCGCCTGGGACGCCCCGGCTGGCGTTCTGCTGCCACGTCGACACGGTGCCCACCGGGCCGCTGCAGTCCTGGTCCTATGCGCCGTTCGGGGCAGAGATCCACGACGGACGACTGGTCGGCCGGGGCGCCACCGACATGAAGGCGGGGCTGGTGGCCGCGCTGGCCGCGGTGGGACACGCCGTCGATACCGGGGTCCCGGTGGCGCTCATCCTGACCTCCGACGAAGAGGTGGGCTCGCTGGGTGCCCAGGGAGCCGGCCATGCCGCCGCAGCGGCCGACCTGGGTGCCGTCATCGTCCCCGAGGCCACGGCCAATCGGGTCAACCTGGGGCACCGCGGCGCCCTGTGGCTGCGGGTGGCCACCGCGGGGGTGGCTGCCCACGGCAGCACGCCGCACCTGGGTCGTAATGCGATCCTGGCGCTCACCGATGTCATCCAGCGGGCCCGCGCCGAACTCCCGCAGGCCACCCACACCCACCTCGGCTCGTCGACCTGGAACCTCGGAACCGTCACCGGCGGGAGCGCGCCCAACATCGTTGCCGCCGATGCCAGTTGCGTCGTCGATCACCGCACCGTGCGCAACGGACCGGAGCTGCTGCAGTGGTGGACCTCCCAACCGGAGGTGGCGTCGGTGGACGCGCTGATCGACCTGCCTGCACTGTGGACGTCGGCCGACCATCCCTGGGTGGCCGGACTTCCGGTGGCGCCGGCGGCCGACCCGGTGTCCTACTTCACCGACGGCGCGGTGCTGGGCACCGTGCTGCCGGACGTGCCGGTGGTCATCTGGGGCCCGGGGGATCCGGCCACCATGCACGCCGCCGACGAGGCCGTCTCGCTGAGCGACATCGACACCGCGGTCGAGTACTACCGCAGCGTGGTGACGCGCTGGGGCGACGATCAGACCCGGTAG
- a CDS encoding nitrilase-related carbon-nitrogen hydrolase codes for MIRVASVQTDPTMLDVSGNVDAMVAAMHRLAAEGVQLAVFPELATTGYMFADADECRTVSEEVPDGPTCARLLAACTELGMHIVFGIAERDGERLYNSSALLGPDGFIGRYRKLHLWDQENVVFSPGDVGLPVYDTAVGSIGILICYDIWFPEAARTLALAGADLLCVPTNWVPLTAGNDADGRAMANILCSANSHCNGVPIVAADRCGTERGQEFLGRSVITAPSGWYAAGPASPSDEDVIIADLDLSGIGASRQLNQFNNTFADRRLDAYRV; via the coding sequence ATGATCCGCGTCGCGAGCGTGCAGACCGATCCCACGATGCTCGACGTCAGCGGCAACGTGGACGCCATGGTGGCCGCGATGCACCGACTGGCCGCCGAGGGCGTGCAGTTGGCGGTGTTCCCCGAACTGGCCACCACCGGTTACATGTTCGCCGATGCCGACGAGTGCCGCACGGTGTCCGAGGAGGTACCGGACGGGCCCACCTGCGCCCGGCTGCTGGCCGCGTGCACCGAACTCGGCATGCACATCGTGTTCGGGATCGCCGAACGCGACGGTGAGCGGCTGTACAACTCCAGCGCGCTGCTGGGGCCGGACGGTTTCATCGGCCGGTACCGCAAGCTGCATCTGTGGGATCAGGAGAACGTGGTGTTCTCCCCCGGTGATGTCGGCCTACCGGTGTACGACACCGCGGTGGGCTCGATCGGCATCCTGATCTGTTACGACATCTGGTTCCCCGAAGCCGCCCGCACCCTCGCCCTCGCCGGCGCGGACCTGCTGTGTGTGCCCACCAACTGGGTGCCACTGACCGCCGGCAACGACGCCGACGGCCGCGCCATGGCGAACATCCTGTGCAGCGCCAACTCCCACTGCAACGGCGTGCCCATCGTCGCCGCGGACCGGTGCGGCACCGAGCGCGGCCAGGAGTTCCTGGGCCGCAGCGTCATCACCGCACCCAGCGGCTGGTACGCGGCGGGGCCGGCATCACCCTCCGACGAGGACGTGATCATCGCCGACCTGGACCTCAGCGGTATCGGTGCCAGCCGTCAGCTGAACCAGTTCAACAACACCTTCGCCGACCGGCGCCTGGACGCCTACCGGGTCTGA
- a CDS encoding ABC transporter permease: MPKIGASIPLRLRALGIPVLGMVLLVVVWDLAVRIFDIAPYVLPSPARTFEALRDDWSSLGPGAVITSQEFILGFLIGATAGFFFALVMSWSPLVQRGLYPILITSQAVPIIAVAPALVIWMGFGLAPKLTIVALIVFFPVVVNVLDGLASVDKDLIALVKAMGGTRWRIFRSVTLPATLTPLFSALKMTATFAVTGAVLGEWTASTTGGLGVSLLEAQSRLDVASVFAAIILLVILGLLAFGTVAVAEVLLTPWRRSSVKPAWRRTLSRDVEPEPEKVNQP; this comes from the coding sequence ATGCCGAAGATCGGCGCCAGCATCCCGCTTCGCCTGCGCGCATTGGGCATTCCCGTGCTCGGCATGGTCCTGCTGGTCGTGGTGTGGGACCTGGCGGTGCGCATCTTCGACATCGCCCCCTACGTGTTGCCCAGTCCGGCACGGACATTCGAGGCGCTGCGCGACGACTGGTCGTCGCTGGGTCCGGGCGCCGTCATCACCAGCCAGGAGTTCATCCTCGGCTTCCTCATCGGCGCCACCGCCGGCTTCTTCTTCGCCCTGGTGATGTCGTGGTCACCGCTGGTGCAACGCGGCCTCTACCCCATCCTGATCACCTCCCAGGCCGTGCCGATCATCGCCGTCGCACCGGCGCTGGTGATCTGGATGGGCTTCGGTCTGGCGCCCAAGCTGACCATCGTGGCGCTCATCGTGTTCTTCCCCGTGGTGGTCAACGTCCTGGACGGGTTGGCCTCGGTGGACAAGGATCTGATTGCCCTGGTGAAGGCGATGGGTGGAACCCGTTGGCGCATCTTCCGTTCGGTGACGCTGCCCGCCACCTTGACCCCGTTGTTCTCCGCCCTGAAGATGACCGCCACCTTCGCCGTCACCGGCGCGGTACTCGGCGAATGGACCGCCTCCACCACCGGCGGACTGGGGGTCTCGCTGCTGGAAGCCCAGTCCCGCCTCGACGTCGCGTCGGTGTTCGCCGCCATCATCTTGCTGGTGATCCTGGGCCTGCTGGCCTTCGGCACGGTGGCCGTCGCCGAGGTGCTGTTGACCCCGTGGCGGCGATCGTCGGTCAAACCCGCGTGGCGGCGCACCCTGTCCCGAGATGTCGAGCCAGAGCCAGAGAAGGTGAATCAACCATGA
- a CDS encoding ABC transporter ATP-binding protein yields MTLQLRGISQRFDGIEALAPVDLDVRDGEFVCIVGPSGCGKSTIFNIVSGLLTPTSGSITLDGRDIKGRSGHVGYMLQKDLLLPWRTVLENIVLGADITGRASRQDREAAAEMAQRYGLGGYLNHYPHALSGGMRQRVAVMRTLALDHPVMLLDEPFGALDSHTRLLMQQWLLQVWREQRKTIMFVTHDIDEALFLGDRVVVMTPRPGRVQEVIPIDLPRPRDIHMTTDAHYVELKARVLDLIYGRAPEVA; encoded by the coding sequence GTGACCCTGCAGTTGCGGGGCATCTCCCAGCGCTTCGACGGCATCGAGGCCCTGGCGCCGGTGGACCTCGACGTGCGAGACGGCGAATTCGTCTGCATCGTGGGCCCGTCGGGCTGCGGGAAGTCCACCATCTTCAACATCGTCTCCGGGCTGCTGACGCCGACCAGTGGCTCGATCACCCTGGATGGTCGCGACATCAAAGGCCGGTCGGGGCATGTCGGCTACATGCTGCAGAAGGATCTGCTGCTGCCGTGGCGCACCGTGCTGGAGAACATCGTGCTGGGTGCCGACATCACCGGCCGCGCCTCCCGCCAGGACCGGGAGGCCGCGGCTGAGATGGCGCAGCGCTACGGCCTGGGCGGCTACCTCAACCACTATCCGCACGCGCTCTCGGGCGGGATGCGGCAGCGGGTGGCCGTCATGCGCACCTTGGCGCTCGATCACCCCGTCATGCTCCTGGATGAACCGTTCGGCGCCCTGGACAGCCACACCCGACTGTTGATGCAGCAGTGGCTGCTGCAGGTCTGGCGTGAGCAGCGCAAGACGATCATGTTCGTCACCCATGACATCGACGAGGCACTGTTCCTGGGTGACCGGGTGGTGGTGATGACACCGCGGCCCGGCCGTGTGCAGGAGGTCATCCCGATCGACCTGCCCCGGCCGCGGGACATCCACATGACCACCGACGCCCACTACGTCGAGCTCAAGGCGAGGGTGCTGGACCTCATCTACGGGCGCGCCCCGGAGGTGGCGTGA